The nucleotide sequence AGAACAGGTTTCATCTAATTTGTTTCCTGTTGACTGGTACTGTTCGAATTCTCAACTCATTATTTGTTTAAACGTTGAAGCCATCTTTGAACACTGCGTCATGCAGTCGATTTAACACAGATCTAACTTTGCGTTTTTCAAATCGTAACTGGTatccaacaaaaaacaagatgGCGTCAGAAGATTGTAAAAACGCTGATGTATATATTTCTCACTCACCAGGACTGGTACTCAGTTGCAATCCAAACGGCTCAACGATGAGGTTGAAGAGTCGCAAGTTAGGAATCATGGGTAACACGTGACCAAATATCAGATGCAGTTTCCGCACGTGCGAACTATCCATGTAGAAGAGAAAGGTCAGCGTACGGTTGAACTCTGAGATCCTGCTCAAACATACAAAGACGGAAGGAACATATGAGAGTATTGATAACGGCATAATATGGATAGGTTTCATGCTTTTAAGATTAAATAGTTCCCTCCCccttatgtccgtgtggcaagaatcagacagcaaagcacatcctgcaggcttgtccataccacagtgctctgagggacaccatctggccagaggaaacagcgctacaaaagaagctatacgaccccagagaggacttggagaggacagcacgtttcgccctgcagtccggactgacgatctaacagcgaacgacaagaagaagaagaagattaaatGATAACTGGCGTGACTTGGGTATCAAGAAAGCATCAAGAAAGCATCCATTTGCCTGTAGGTTCATGtccttaaaaatgtttttaaaaaaattaaaaagatataCGTTTTTTCACGGGCAGGACTGCACTCaggatattttatttatttatttatttatttacgaggatttatatcgcgcactcaaggcgcatgttacctaataatgccgtgtgagatggaatttttttacacaatatatcacgcattcacatcggccagtagatccgATATACAATATCTACGCGATTCCATCTAAGACCTGATCAAATAACTGCAAAATAATACCTTTTTACAAATATGAAGAACAAGGTTTTGAACAAAATTCAGAGTGTGTAATCTTCTGTGAAACGCGAACAGGAAATGAAAGAGACACCAGGAAGTCGAATACGGGAAGGCGTGAAGGATGGATtggaaaaaaacaatgaaagaaCGCTGTTAACCTCACTCAGAAAATGTGACAGCGTTCACGAAACCCGGTTTATAATGGATTCAAATTTGAGTTATCTTATTTTTCTTCATTATTCTTTTTAAAAAATAGGATTTAATCTCATGCACTAAAGGAAAGTAAACTAGGGGACAACATTTGCATTATACCTTTTTTTCAGTTTagaacaaaattcagaaaaaaacagacaagtcgaagagaaagaaagtggatgcagagaaagacagactagggagagagagagagagagagagagagagagagagagagagagagagagagagagagagagagagagagagagagagagagagagagagagagtcacaagggtaaatgtaaataaaaaaaaaaatttaaaaaaaattgtccatgatctgtttactgtccattgagtgtgaagctgagagaaagagtgagactgaaggaaaacaataataacttaataagaattaaaatgataataaaaaaaattaaaaaaatgaaaaacttccgataaaaaaaaaactaaaaaaaaaacgcacgcacatgtgtgattaacaatgtctgatctcctaaaaaaaaaaaaaaaaaaaaaaaaaaaaaaaagtaacagcCGACACTGTGTATAATTTGAGCGTAATAAAACTGCCACGTAAAATGTAAATAATCTGCCGTTTAAATAAACACCATTAAGGAAACCATCTGCCTAGTGACATCTGATTTTAGCAAATGATTACCATCTGCACAAACGGATATTTAAAGTGTCTGGATTAAGCAGGGTAATTCATAGTAAATAACAACACGCAGTAGAAATTAAGTGATActacattttgttgttgctcattTCCGTTCTTTGTTCTCCTTCAACTATCTTCTGTCTcggtatctctctctttctgggtCAGAAatagccaaataggttgaaggAACATGAGAAACGGacaaccatctctctctctctctctctctctctctctctctctctctctctctctctctctctctctctctctctctctctctctctctctgtccccacctctgtctgtctctctatgagTATGTTTAGgtatctctctgtccctctctcccccccctctctctttctcttcctctctccttttctatctctctttctatccctttctccctctctccccccacctctctctctcactctctgtctgtatccccttccgtctgtctatctgcatTACAGTGGcttcttgtctctctctccgtacgtctgtctgtctgtctgtctgtctgtctgtctgtctgtctgtctgtctgtctgtatgtatgtctctctctctccccacctctCTCTGTATCGTTTACCTGGTATTactccttcccctctctctctctctctctctctctctctctctctctctctctctctctctctctctctctctctctctctctctctcttctctctccatCTATGCCAGTACGAATTATCAAAAATGCATATTTccgatttttacatttagtcaaattttgactaaatgttttaatatagagggggaatcgacacgagggtcgtggtgtatgtgtgtgtgtgtgtgtgtgtgtgtgtgtgtgtgtgtgtgtgaatgtttgtgtgtgtgtgtgtgtgtagagcgattcagaccaaactactggaccgatctttatgaaatttgacatgagagttcttgggaattaatgatatccccggacgtttttttctttttttcgataaatacttttgatgacgtcatatccggctttatgtaaaagttgaggcggcactgtcacaccctcatttttcaatcaaatttattgaaatttttgaaagcaatcttcgacaaaggccgaacttcggtattgcatttcagcttggtggcttaaaaatttattaatgactttggtcattaaaaatctgaaaattgtaataaatattttttttatatataaaacgatccaaatttacgttcatcttattctacatcatttcttgattccaaaaacatataaatatgttatatttggattaaaaacaagctctaaaaattaaaaatataaaaattatgatcaaaattaaatttccgaaatcgatttaaaaacaatttcatcttattccttgttgggtcctgattccaaaaacatatagatatgatatgtttggattaaaaacacgcccagaaagttaaaacgaagagaggtacagaaaagcgtgctgtgcagcacagcgaaaccactaccgcgctgaacaggctcgtcagtttcactccgttatgcacaagcggcggactacggtcattgtcaaaaagtgcagtgcgttcagtttcattctgtgagttccacagcttgactaaatgtagtaatttcgccttacgcgacttcatttctagtaaaattgaacACCTCCAGCTGCTGATGGGTTTTTAGGTTTTACCTTGCTGGTAGTTCTTTTGTTACAACTGGTGCACACAGCACGTGACAAAAACAGCAGCTATGTCAGGAGTGAGTAAGCAGCATTTTGACAGTTGAAAATGGTCTTCCCGGCaacccgaccccccccccccccccccccgcctctacTCTCCAGCCCCTTACCACCCTCTTCCCTCGGATTCCATCGTCATGGTGTGTTTTGTAAATCGAAAGAACGAACCATGGGCGCAGTGGCACAGTAGATAagacgccggtgtaacacgaaatttttactccacgaaaaatttactcctgagtaaaatgaaaaaatgactccctccacgaaatgtttactccccatttttacatttagtcaagttttgactaaatgttttaacatagagggggaatcgagacgagggtcgtggtgtatgtgtgtgtgtgtgtctgtctgtctgtctgtgcgtgtgtgtgtgtgtagagcgattcagagtaaactactggaccgatctttatgaaattttacatcagagttcctgggtatgatatccccaaacaattttttctttttttcgataaatgtcttttatgacgtcatatccggctttttgaaaaagttgaggcggcactgtcacaccctcatttttcaatcaaattgattgaaattttggcaaagcaatcttcgacgaaggccggactttggtattgcatttcagcttggaggcttaaaaattaattcatgactttggtcattaaaaatctgaaaattgtgattataattatttttttggtaaaatgatccaaaattacgttcatcttatttttcatcattgtctaattccaaaaacatataaatatgttatatttggattaaaaacaagctctgaaaattaaaaatataaaaattataattaaaaataaatttccgaaatcgatttaaaaacaatttcatcttattttttgtcggtccctgattccaaaaaacatatagatatgatatgtttggattaaaaacacgctcagaaagttaaaacgaagagaggtacagaaaagcgtgctatgcagcactgccttttgcacgagcggcggactacggtcattgtgaaaaaatgcagtgcgttcagtttcattctgtgagttccacagcttgactaaatgtagtaatttcgcctaacgcgacttgttttacttccagtaaaaatctcgtacgcgaaaatgggatgcgggcgaagggataatgccaatatgtcgatcatctcgcgcaaacaaatgtcgcgctagcCTCCCTCCactccttccaccaccaagactaacaggggtcAAGGGAGcataaatttcgtacacctggcatggtaagttaaattgctcgtgttagggtgaagtaatttattcgttttttattcgtcaggggagtaacatttgtgtacaaaatgtttactcggaactcacctgtcgtggggagtaattttctcgtgtaatgggggagtgcttttttcgtaaaaggagtaacattttcgtacgaaatttttactctggagtaaaaatctcgtgggagtaattttctcgtgttacatcggcctcccaagcggaaggtcgtgggttcgaatcggGCCGGCGCctagtgggttaagggtggaggtttttccgatcttccaggtcaacgcatgtgcagacctgctcgtgccttatccccctccgTGTATACCCgcaagacaaagtgcgcacggaaaagatcctgtaatgcaTGTCAGAGCTCGATGGGTATTGCCgtctaaatggtggggtaacaacagtcaaacacgtaaaaacccagtcgtgcaaaaacacgagtgtacgtgggagtttctgcCATTAAACACAcgagcagaagaagaagaaaaacggaCGAACACAGTTTTGCTATTAGAATGTACAGGCTGGGAAAGGGGAAGAAGGAAGATGGATCGGTATGAAATGAGTAGTTATAAGCTCCATGAAAAGCAGGCAACTGAGTTTCTAAGTAATTACCACATTTACAAACgaattaaacaaaacaacacgaaAAAAACCTGATTAACTGGCCAACAACGTAACCTAGTCATTCATCTAACTAACCGACCAAATAACTACATGCATGAATGAGATAAACAAAACTACCACACTCAGTTtacaaaaccaaaccaaacaaagacagaaacagacacacagccgAACAAagcgacaaacagacagatacacagacataaaaccaacagacacagacaaaaagacaaacacacacacacacacacacacacacacacacacacacacacacacacacacacacacacacacacaaacacacacacacacacacacacacacacacacacacacagtgacatacaTACTTACTTCACGCTGTCAATGCGAAAGCGTTGCGATGGAGGCATTCTGTAATGCTTCAGAATCCTATCCAGCTGAAACACAAATgaatacaaaaaaatcaagacAAATCAACACAAATACAAAACTTGAAACACATGACATTTATTTGGCAAAACCACATCTACATTGAAAACCAAGAAGAAGTCTGCTCCTGCTTTGATCTATACAGAaggtattaaacaatggcgactccacgtgagagggaacaatgaAGAGACCataaagcaatgtactcacgttaaaatgacaaACACGGAACGAATTACAGCGACGTTTTGACCTAACAAGGGACATGAATAATAGTGAGCGTGTTACGACAGTAAAATGGCGTCATGTCGTAACTAGAGAATGAGTCCGGGTAGGATCACGCCGCGCCGTAATCAAAGTCTGGCCGAGTGACTCTACGACTCGTGGAAAAGATGTAACCGAAGCCTGCAGTGAGCGGGTTACGACAGTAAAATGACGTCATGCTGTAACTATAGAATTTCTGAGTCGAATTACGACTTGAAAAAGGCGTAACAGTAGCCTCTAccaataaaaaaattgctccaggggcttgcaacgtagtacaatatatgaccttactgggagaatgcaagtttccaatacaaaggacttaacatttcttacatactgcttgactaaaatctttacaaactgtgactatattctatacaagaaacacttaacaagggtaaaaggagaaacagaatccgttagtcgcctcgggtaaattcttccccctaacccgcgggggagggggggggggatctcagATCTCTGCCAAGCATCCTTCAACAAACTGACTTGAAGAACCAATCGCTGTGCAGGCGCCCTGAGGCCAGCTCATGCTCATTCTCACCTTCAAACAAAccttcgacgggcgcagtggccgaGCAGATAAGACGCCGCGCCTCCCAAGCCGAagttcgtgggttcgaatcccggccgcgcctgttGCGTTAAtaatggagatttttccgatttcccaggtcaacgtatgtgcagacctgctattgccttatccccccttcgtgtgtacccgcaagcacaagaccaagtgcgcacggaaaagatcctgtaatcgtgcgcacggaaaagatcctttcATCcaagtcagagttcggtgggggattgaaacacaaaaataccaagcatgcatcccccgaaagaagcgtatgactgcctaaatggcggagtaaaaacattaatacacgtaaaaaccaacTCCTGCAAAATAAAttcgagtgtacgtgggagtttcagcccatgaacttAGTAgtagaggaagaagaagaccatCTTTGACCCAAGGAacaagaccaatgaagaaggatgcttccgacctaacaataaaaaataaaaaataaaacaagtcgcgtaaggcgaaattactacatttagtcaagctgtggaactcacagagtgaaactgaacgtagtccgccgctagtgcaaaaggcagtgaaagtgacgagcttgtttggcgcagtagcggttgtgctgtgcttcatagcacgcttttctgtacctctcttcgttttaactttctgagcgtgtttttaatccaaacatatcatatctatatggttttggaatcaggaagcgacaaggaataagatgaaagtgtttttaaattgatttcgaaaatttaattttgatcataatttttatatttttaattttcagagcttgtttttaatccaagtataacatatttttatgtttgtggaatcagaaaatcatgaaaaataagatgaacgtaaatttggatcgttttatatatatatattttttttttacaattttcagatttttaatgaccaaagtcattaattaatttttaagccaccaagctgaaatgcaataccgaagtccggccttcgtcgaagattgcacggccaaaatttcaaatgattgaaaaatgagggtgtgacagtgtcgcctcaacttttacaaaaagccggatatgacgtcatcaaagttatttatcgaaaaaaataaaaaaatatccaGGGATATCaatctcaggaactctcatgtaaaatttcataaagatcggtccagtagtttggtctgaatcgctctacacacacacacacacgcacagacacacacagacacacacacacacacatacgcacacacacacacacatacgcacacacaaacacacacacacaaacacacacacacacgaacacacacacacacacatacaccacgaccctcgtctcgattccccctctatgttaaaacatttagtcaaaacttgaccaaatgtaaaaaagagtTACGGTTGAAGCTGCGTGcgtgcaactgaggtaaaaaatttaaaaaaaaatctttgaccCTCACACCAACTCACCTGTTGACGTGCCATGGCCTCGAAGCGTGCGGACAGAAGACGTGTTGTGGTGGCGAGGCCATCTTGCGTCTCGAGCTGGACAGCCACACGATGTAGTTCTGCAACATTTATCGTCCTTGACTTAGGTGTCATAGTTTCAAACGTCACAGGGTCAAATGATTTTAATGTCATAGTTTCAAACGTCACAGGGTCAAATGATTTTAATGTCATAGTTTCAAACGTCACAGGGTCAAATGATTTTAATGTCATAGTTTCAAACGTCACAGGGTCAATTGATTTTAATGTCATAGTTTCAAACGCCACAGGGTCAAATGATTTTAATGTCATAGTTTCAAACGTCACAGGGTCAAATGATTTTAATGTCATAGTTTCAAACGTCACAGGGTCAAATGATTTTAATGTCATAGTTTCAAACGTCACAGGGTCAAATGATTTTAATGTCATAGTTTCAAACGTCACAGGGTCAAATGATTTTAATGTCATAGTTTCAAACGTCACAGGGTCAATTGATTTTAATGTCATAGTTTCAAACGTCACAGGGTCAAATGATTTTAATGTCATAGTTTCAAACGTCACAGGGTCAAATGATTTTAATGTCATAGTTTCAAACGTCACAGGGTCAAATGATTTTAATGTCATATAGTTTCAAACGTCACAGGGTCGAATGATTTTAATATCATAGTTTCCAAAACGTTGTTGATTGATTTAGCTGCTCAGTATGCATGTTTTGCATGTTTTGCATATTTTCAAGGGGACCACTGCTCTGGATTTTACATGCAGAGGAAAAGGCCAGAGGTAGCAGTTAAAAGCGCATAAATACATGTCCCCCATGTGTCTCTGCTGCCACTAaatacatcatcatcatcatcatcatcatcatcatcatcatcatcatcatcatcatcatcatcatcatcatcatcatcatcatcatcatcatcatcatcatcatcatcatcatcatcatcatcttcgtcAGCAGCAACAAGGGCAGCAGCAACCAAATAAGAGGACGAGGACGAagatgattaaaataaaatacagacGATGACGACAATGATGACGACGGCGACaataatgacgacgacgacgacgacgatgatgatgatgatgataatgacgacgaCCATAATGatatgttgatgatgatggtggtgatgatgatggtgatgatgatgatgatgaggatgataaggctaaaaatgatgatgattacGACGATGATGATCAAAATCACGATGAGATAATGGCAATAAAGAGTAAGGAGGGAGACGGcgagaacccccccccccccacacacacacacacataccgcgCACTTTGCTCTGCAAAGTAAAcgccacaaacacaaacaagagAAAAACTACATGCTGCGAGAAGAGATGATGTTTGCACTGAAGTGCTGAACAAATTTAATGGCGTTCGTTTCTGAAAtaaaagggaaagaaagaagaagaaaaaatgtgaTCTTGAATGGGTCCCCTGTGGTATTGCAAAGGGTTCGCTGTCACCGAAACAAATGCAAATTGTCCACATATCTTGttattgtcaaaaacaggctTCCCTGTTGCAAACTGGCTGATGTGTTCTGTCATTGTCGTTGCAATTCATACACGAATTGTCAGAACACTGCAGAAACTTCTGTTTTCAATTCAATTTCCTGCATACAAAAATATCATTTATCGTGCTTCATTTTGGGGCCATGTGTCGAACATGTGGCAattcttagtgtgtgtgtgtgtgtgtgtgtgtgtgtgtgtgtgtgtgtgtatgtgtgtgtatgtgtgtgtgtgtgtgtgtgtgtgtgtgtgtgtgtatgtgggtgtagGGATGGATGTGTGTCTGCgcgcgcatatgtgtgtgtgtgtgtatatgtgtgttcgtgtgtttgtttgtgcgtgcgtgagtgtgtaagTAATTTAGCGAGCGCATTGTATTCTGCTGAGTTTGAATGTATTGTACATTGCATCTCAAATACCCCAAAGCCAAAAAATAGTCCTGGTGCTttgcacatggttgaaatacTAAAGTCTAATGTCTTATGTCTAATTTTAACTGAAAGGATCTTCCTTCCCACGGGAATCCTCTTTTAAGTCACGAAAGAAGTTTCTAGGCTCTGAAGTAACGAGTGTGAATAGACATAAACTTTTAGGAATCTTCAACATTTTTACTGTCACCTTAGTTTTGAAACCAAGACCACCATGTAAACTGATTAAATAAACCAAATTTGCATCCGTCCCGGATAGCGATGTCGGGTGTAGGGACGctaaaaaaccaaaacaataaccaaccatTCCTAGCATTCTTCCATCCAGACACTTGCCAaaagggcggggacgtagctcagttggtagcgcgctggctttgtagccagttggtcgctatcagcgtgggttcgatccccacgttcggcgagagatttatttctcggagtcaactttgtgcagactctcttcggtgtccgaacacccccgtgtgcacacatgcgcacgaaaaagatcccacgttcacagggAAAGTTTCAGgccttggaaaacacgaagacatgcatgcatcatctctcgtcttcgattatcatgatcgtatttcgatactttgacgagacaaacccaatgctggtgctggtgtgtcgaagaagacagccacagcgggcttgttcgaatcaaagtatcacaccatatcttcagcgtattaccaatacctgtcccaatatagaccagttggtctaagaggacgttaaaccctaatagtcagtcagtcagtcacttgCCAAAATCCACAGTCTGGCTGATTCCTGAGCAGAGTGAGAATTGTTTCCAATTTGGGTTTATCTGcgtatgtgttttttttatgagAGTTGAGGCgcttgtgttgtgtttttttccgCTATATTCGCTGACATCGACCGAGCTTTTTTACTCTTATCTCTCTTGTTTTTCCGCCTTCTCGTTGTAGCgtgtttactttctttcttccttcctttcttccttccct is from Littorina saxatilis isolate snail1 linkage group LG5, US_GU_Lsax_2.0, whole genome shotgun sequence and encodes:
- the LOC138967798 gene encoding acidic leucine-rich nuclear phosphoprotein 32 family member A-like, which translates into the protein MTPKSRTINVAELHRVAVQLETQDGLATTTRLLSARFEAMARQQLDRILKHYRMPPSQRFRIDSVKISEFNRTLTFLFYMDSSHVRKLHLIFGHVLPMIPNLRLFNLIIFVIDATGDDDDDEEQVDGFDDDDNDDDDDDDDDNDDDDDDDDDDDDDDDDDDDDDDDDDDDENDDDG